One part of the Arabidopsis thaliana chromosome 1 sequence genome encodes these proteins:
- a CDS encoding Cornichon family protein (Cornichon family protein; FUNCTIONS IN: molecular_function unknown; INVOLVED IN: intracellular signaling pathway; LOCATED IN: endomembrane system, membrane; EXPRESSED IN: 23 plant structures; EXPRESSED DURING: 13 growth stages; CONTAINS InterPro DOMAIN/s: Cornichon (InterPro:IPR003377); BEST Arabidopsis thaliana protein match is: Cornichon family protein (TAIR:AT1G12390.1); Has 615 Blast hits to 615 proteins in 179 species: Archae - 0; Bacteria - 0; Metazoa - 316; Fungi - 159; Plants - 94; Viruses - 0; Other Eukaryotes - 46 (source: NCBI BLink).) — MGEVWTWIISFLILITLLGLIVYQLISLADLEFDYINPYDSASRINFVVLPESILQGFLCVFYLVTGHWFMALLCVPYLYYNFHLYSRKQHLIDVTEIFNLLDWEKKKRLFKLAYIILTLFLTIFWLIYSTLDDYED, encoded by the exons aTGGGAGAGGTCTGGACATGGATTATTTCATTCTTAATCCTTATCACTCTTCTCGGACTCATCGTCTATCAG CTTATTAGTTTGGCTGATCTCGAGTTTGATTATATCAACCCTTACGACTCTGCATCAAGAATAAACTTTGTGGTATTACCAGAATCCATTCTTCAAGGATTTTTATGCGTATTTTACCTCGTAACGGGTCATTGGTTCATGGCACTCCTTTGCGTTCCTTATCTCTACTACAATTTCCATCT GTACTCTCGAAAACAACATTTGATAGACGTGACAGAGATCTTCAACTTGCTTGATtgggaaaagaagaaacgacTCTTCAAGCTCGCTTACATTATCctcactctctttctcaccATTTTCTG GTTAATCTATTCAACACTTGATGATTACGAGGACTGA
- a CDS encoding Cornichon family protein (Cornichon family protein; FUNCTIONS IN: molecular_function unknown; LOCATED IN: endomembrane system, membrane; EXPRESSED IN: 23 plant structures; EXPRESSED DURING: 13 growth stages; Has 30201 Blast hits to 17322 proteins in 780 species: Archae - 12; Bacteria - 1396; Metazoa - 17338; Fungi - 3422; Plants - 5037; Viruses - 0; Other Eukaryotes - 2996 (source: NCBI BLink).): MGEVWTWIISFLILITLLGLIVYQVLCFKIQWLTQSKESSSHGTLHNLSC; this comes from the exons aTGGGAGAGGTCTGGACATGGATTATTTCATTCTTAATCCTTATCACTCTTCTCGGACTCATCGTCTATCAG GTTCTTTGCTTTAAGATTCAATGGTTAACTCAATCAAAGGAGTCTTCATCTCATGGTACATTACATAACCTTTCTTGTTAA